The following are from one region of the Corythoichthys intestinalis isolate RoL2023-P3 chromosome 17, ASM3026506v1, whole genome shotgun sequence genome:
- the LOC130906000 gene encoding eukaryotic translation initiation factor 4E-binding protein 2-like: protein MSAAGQTSGSRDIPAVRRVAVLEAAHMPHEYSTTPGGTVFSTTPGGTRIIYDRKFLLQCRTSPLARTPPKLPDIPGVTRPLKRESSTETSQPEASEIGTTEHSRHTEVAGDDAQFEMDI from the exons ATGTCAGCGGCAGGACAGACGAGCGGTAGCCGAGACATACCGGCCGTGAGGCGGGTCGCCGTTCTGGAGGCTGCCCACATGCCCCACGAATATTCCACGACCCCCGGGGGAACGGTGTTTAGCACTACGCCTGGAG GAACCCGAATCATCTACGACAGGAAGTTCCTGCTTCAGTGTCGCACTTCTCCTCTGGCTCGCACGCCTCCGAAGCTCCCGGACATTCCGGGAGTCACCAGGCCACTCAAACGAGAGTCCTCCACTGAGACCAGCCAGCCGGAGGCGAGCGAGATCGGTACCACTGAACACAGCCGACATACTGAGGTTGCAG GAGACGATGCCCAATTCGAAATGGACATTTGA